The following are encoded in a window of Arvicanthis niloticus isolate mArvNil1 chromosome 1, mArvNil1.pat.X, whole genome shotgun sequence genomic DNA:
- the LOC117722333 gene encoding olfactory receptor 5B2-like has protein sequence MYMANSSRMNEFILLGLTDNPELQVPLFIMFSLIYLITLIGNLGMMVLIWLDSCLHTPMYIFLSQLSLADCVYSSSVTPNVMAGLLTGDKVISYGGCVTQMFFFVTFASVDCFLLAVMAFDRHAAVCKPLHYTTTMTASMCAYMVIGCYVFSLAESSIYIGFIFDLSFCHSNVIHHFFCDIPPILNLSCSDIYTNEIVLFIITSFNVLFSLIIILNSYAFIFIAILRMRSAEGRKKAFSTCASHLTAVTIFYGTIIFMYLQPSSSHSMDNDQMASVFYTIVIPMLNPVVYSLRNKEVHNAFKKATEKLKSAQHLFLIRDLYSLYN, from the coding sequence ATGTATATGGCCAACAGCAGTAGAATGAATGAATTCATACTCTTGGGATTAACTGACAACCCAGAGCTGCAAGTCCCTCTGTTCATAATGTTCAGTCTCATCTATCTTATCACACTGATTGGGAACCTGGGCATGATGGTGTTGATCTGGCTGgactcctgcctccacaccccCATGTATATTTTCCTCAGTCAGCTCTCTTTGGCAGACTGTGTTTACTCCTCCTCTGTGACTCCAAATGTGATGGCTGGGCTTCTCACAGGGGATAAAGTTATCTCCTATGGAGGATGTGTTACTCAAATGTTCTTCTTTGTGACTTTTGCCAGTGTTGACTGCTTCCTACTTGCTGTCATGGCTTTTGACAGGCATGCTGCAGTGTGCAAGCCCTTACATTACACCACAACTATGACAGCTAGTATGTGTGCTTACATGGTGATTGGCTGTTATGTGTTCAGTTTAGCTGAATCTTCTATCTACATTGGGTTTATCTTTgatctctccttctgccattccAATGTGATTCATCACTTTTTTTGTGATATCCCTCCAATTTTAAATCTTTCCTGCTCTGATATATATACAAATGAGATTGTGCTCTTTATCATAACATCCTTCAATGTCTTGTTTTCTCTGATAATTATCTTGAACTCCTATGCATTTATATTCATTGCTATTCTGAGGATGCGTTCAGCAGAAGGACGGAAGAAGGCCTTCTCTACTTGTGCATCCCACCTCACTGCTGTCACCATATTTTATGGAACTATAATCTTCATGTATCTACAGCCCAGTTCTAGTCATTCCATGGACAATGATCAAATGGCATCTGTTTTCTATACCATAGTAATTCCGATGTTGAACCCAGTTGTCTATAGCTTAAGGAATAAAGAGGTTCATAATGCCTTCAAGAAAGCCACTGAGAAATTGAAGTCTGCGCAACACCTATTTCTAATTAGAGATTTATACAGTTTATATAATTAA